The genomic DNA TACCGACGAATTACGATCCGTCCCTGGGTCCCGACGGGAAGCAGCTCGTCGTCGCCAGCATCTACGGCCCGGTGCGGAGCGACCCCGCCGATCCTCCGGAGCGCTGGCGTGAGCGGATTCTGGCGGCTTTTGCCAGCATTTTGCCCGGATTTTGGGACGAGCTCGAATGGGTCGAGTGGAGCCCGGTGCCCGAGGTTGGCCTCTGGATGGGCAAGAGCAACAACGCCGCGATCTCGAATGGTCAACGGCCGGGTCAAGTGGGTGCCGAGCGACTCCCGGTGGTGACGCCCGTTCCGGGGTTGTTCTTCGCGGGCGACGGCGCCGGCGGTCGCGGCATCGGGACCGAGCTCGCCACCGTCTCGGCGCTCGAAGCAGTGGCGGCGATCGAGTCCCTCGCGTCGGCGCGGAGGGCAGCATGAACGACCTCATCGCTGCCCTGATTGCGGTCGGCGTCCTCGCGATGGGGCTGGGCGGGTGCGTGCTCGTACATCACCTCGGTCTCGCGACGACCTACGTGCGCGATCTCCTGCACGTCGGCACCGGCGTCTGGGTGTTCGCGTGGCCGTGGTTCGATGGACGAGTCGCGCCGCTGGCGATCGTGGCCTTGGCGGCGCTGCTGACCGTCAGTGTACCGCTCGTGGCCGGTCGAAGCGGCTGGGCGCAGCGGGTACACGATACCTTCGCCGGTGGTGACGAGCACTGGCGTGGTCTCTCGCTCTACACTCTCGCCTACGCCGTCTTCACTCTGCTCGGTTTCGTGAGGGCGCCGTTCCCAGCAGCGGCGGGCCTCTTGGCGTTGTCGTTGGGCGACGGGGTGGGGGGCCTGGTGGGTCGCCGCTTCGGGAAGCGGAGGTTTCGCGCGCCGGGTGGCAAACAGAAGAGCTTCGAAGGCTCGCTGGTCGTGCTGGTCGCATCCACCCTCGGCGTGCTGCTCGCTGGCTGGTATTTCGGCGCGAAAGTCGAGCTCTCGAAGGCCGCAGGGCTTGGCTTGGGGGCTGCGCTGGCGGAGGCCCTCTCGCCCCGCGGCAGCGACAACCTGATCGTGCCCACGGTGGTGTGGGCGCTGGCGGAGGTGTGGTCATGAGCACGAACACGGCAGCGGAAAGTCCCGGGCTTGCCCGACGCGACAACATTCTCGCCGGCATCTGGCGGGTCGCGGATCCCAAGATCACTCTCGCTTCAGTGGCGGCCATGATCCTCGGCGGCAGCATCGCGGCGTGGCAAGGGCCCCTGTCCGCGGGTTGGCTCGCCGTCACCGTGCTCGGCATCTTCTGCATCGAGGCGGCGAAGAACGCGTCGGGAGAGATCTTCGATTGGGACTCGGGCGCGGATCAAGGACTGAAACAAGACGAACGCACCCCGTTCAGCGGCGGCAAGCGGGTCTTGGTCGACGGGCTGATGACCCGCCGTCAGTGCGCGATCATGGCTGCGGTCTTCTACGCTCTGGGCATTGGCGCCGGGCTCGCCATCGTCCTTTTGCGTGAGCCGAGCGTGATGGCGCTGGGAGTCGTGGGAGTCGCGCTTGCATATTTCTATCACGCGCCGCCGTTTTCCCTCTCCTACCGAGGGCTGGGTGAGGCCGCGGTTGCGCTCGCGTACGGACCCGTCATCGCGTGCGGCACCTATCTGGTGCAGCGGCACGATGTCTCGCTCGCGGTCATGGTCGCGTCGTTGCCCCTGGGGCTCGCCATCATGGGGTTCCTGTGGATCAACGAGTTCCCGGACGCGCGGGCGGACGCCGAGGCCGGCAAGCGCACGCTCGTCGTGCGGCTGGGGCGGGCGAGAGCTGCGCGGGTGTTTGCCGGTCTGGTCGGGGTCACGTATCTCGGCGTCGCGCTCTTGCCGTTGCTCGGCCTGCCGTTGGGCGTGCTGGGCGGGTTCTTGGGGCTGCCGCTCTCCGTGCGCGCGGCCATGCGGCTGGCAAAGCACCACGATCATCCGCAGGAGATCGTGCCTGCCCAGGGCTGGACGCTGCTGTCCTTCGTGCTCCTTTCGCTGGGCGCCGGCGCAGGGATCTCGATCTTTGGCTGAGCGTCTCCACTTCGTGCTCGGCAAAGGCGGTGTTGGCAAGTCGACCGTCGCTGCTGCGCTCGCCCTGGCGAAGCGCGAGCAAGGCGCGCGCGTGCTCTGCATCGAGCTCGATGCACCCGGCGGAACGAGCAGTGCTCTCGGCGAGGCGTTGACCACTCCCGGCGCGCTGGTGCACAGCCGTTCCGGAGTGGTCCTGACCTACTTCGATGGCGCGGCCGCCCTGTCCGAGTACCTCCGGCGCAAGGTGCACCTCGGGCGCCTGACGGATGTCGTGCTCGAGCACCCGCTGTATGCGGCGTTCGTCCAAGCAGCCCCAGGAGTGAGGGAGCTCCTGGCGATCGGCAAAGTACGCGACGAGCTGGTGCTGCAGAAACGCTGGGACGTCGTCGTGGTCGATGGCGGGGCAAGCGGCAGTGCGCTCGAGCACCTGCGTATGCCCGGCGCCGCGGCACACGCCTTTCGGCGCGGGCGGGTGCAGCGCGAGGCGCGGCGGGTGCATGGTGTGCTGGCCGACCCGAAGACGACGTCGATTCACGTCGTGGCGACGGCGGAGGAGATGCCAATCTTGGAGGCGGCCGAGACCAGTCGGCGCATCCGGTACGAGCTCGGCCTGCCGCTCGGTCGGGTGATCGTCAACCGCTGTCTGTCGCCAGCACCCGAGGGCGTGGAGGCTTGCCTCTCGCGATTGGAACACACCCCCGGGTCGGCCGGGCTCGTGACCGCGGCTCGACGAGCGCTCGGGTGGGAGCGCATCCAAGAGCGAGCCATCCAGCGGCTCGAACGCGCCTGCGGTCTGGTGGCACTTCGCCTCCCGCGCCTGGTCACGGACGGATTCGGAGTGAACGAGCTCAGAACGCTGGGCCGCCTCCTCGTGGAGGGCACGTGAGCTTCCGCGCGCTGCTCGCGCAACACCGATTGGTCGTGTGCATCGGCACCGGCGGTGTGGGCAAGACGAGCTTGTCGGCCGCCATCGCCCTCGCCGGTGCGGTGGCCGGCCGCAAGGCTGCGGTGCTGACCATCGATCCCGCGCGGGCCCTTGGCCGAGCGCTGGGCATTGGAGAGCTCACGGGTGAGCTGGCCCGCGTCGACGCCGAGCGCTCCAGCAGCCTGGAATTTTCACCCGGCGGAGAGCTGTCGGCGGGCATGCTGGAGCCAGCCCGCGCGTGGGACGCCTTCGTCGAGCGGCACGCTCCAGCCGGCGGCGTGGCCCGTGCGATCCTGAGCAACGGCTTCTACAAGCAACTCTCCCGCAGCTTCTCGGGCTCGACCGAGTACGTTGCCATCGAGGAGCTGTGTCGGCTCCACGAGTCAGGGCGCTACGACCTGATCGTGCTCGACACGCCGCCTGCTGCCCACGCCCTCGACTTCGTGCGTGCCCCGTCGCGCATCGACCGTTTGCTGGACCCGGAGGTGCTGGGAGTGCTCGTTCGTCCGCCGCCGATCGCTTCGCGGATTTTGCGCATGCTGCGGCGTGCCGCTGGAGCCGGAACTCTCGACGAGGTGTCGACGTTGGCGTCGTCGTTCGAGGGGTTGTTCGGGGCCGTGCGGCGGCGGTCCCGCGAGTCACGGGCGCTGCTCTCGAGTGACACCACGGCCTTCGTATTGGTCGCTGGCCCGGAGCCCGAGCTGCTCGTTGGAGCCCGCGCGCTGGGCGCTTCGCTGGAGGAGCTCGGCATGACCCTGAGCGCCGTCGTTCAGAATCGAGTCCATCCCTTGGTCGAAGTGGGGAACGGTGCCGAGGCGGAGGCGTCGTTAGCGAGGCTTGCGGCCGACGGGTTCGATGCGGAGTGCATCCGCTGGCTTCGTCGCACGCACGGCGACGCGGTTCGCACTGCACACGCCGAGGCGCGAGACTGGGCGGCTTTTCAGCAGCAACTACCCCCAGATTTGCTGCGCGTTCGCGTGGACGAGCTCGACCACGACGTGCACTCCATCGCGGATCTCGTGGAGCTGTCGGCCCGCCTGGTCGCGCCCTGAGCCGACGCAGGCAGTGCGCGGTTTTCCTTCGTCTCGGCAAGCCGTGCAGGGTGCCCGACTCGTAGAGCGAGAGATTGCCTGGGAATGAGCCTTGCACACCACCGCGACATGCTCGAAGCCGCATTGAAGAAGCTGCTCGCCGAGAACGCCAGCATCAAGCTGGGGTCGGTCAGTGAAGAAGGGGCGCCCTGGTTGGCGACGGCCTACTTCGCGGCGGCCGACCCGTTCAAGTTGACGGTGCTGATCGAGGCCACCGGCCGTACCCTCGCCAACCTGCGCGCCAACCCGCGCGTGGCGGTCATGATCGAACACGGCGACGCCATGGCGTTGTTTGCCCAGGCCGAAGGCGTGGCCAGGCTCGTCGATGAACGGCACGCTGCCATCCGCGATGCGATCGCCGAGAAGACGCCCGCGGCGGCGCCGTTGGTCGCCCTACCCAACCTGGTCGGAGTAGAGCTCGACATCTCGCGCTGGCGTTTGACCGACGTGCCTGCGGGCTGGCTGCCCGGGAGGGAGCTGTCGCGTCCGTGAAGGGGTGAGGGGCGGGGCCCAGCTGTGGGGAAAGGAGCGAAAGCTACGCACGGGCGTCGTCTGCCTGCGCTGGGCGAGCGTGGGCGGTCGGGGTCGAAGCGTTTGCCCCCTCGCCGGAGCCCGAGCCTTCGTCTAGCCTCGCGCTCGGGGGCGGCACCCATTTCGTCCCCAAGGACATCGCATGCAAGCTCCCGGCTTCGTCCAGCAACCCTGTTCGGGTTGTGGAACCATGGTCTACATCGCCCAGGCAACCGGCATGGGGATCTGCCCCTCGTGCCACCGGCAGAACAACTTGGTCGGTGGTCCCCAAGTAGCGGCGCCTCAAGGTTACGGAGCGCCGCAGGGTCAGCCAGGTTATCCGATGCCGCAGCAATCGTACGCCATGCCTCAGATGGCGACGGGTGGCATGCCCATTGGCAAGATCTTCGGTGCGTTCGGCGGCGCGCTCGCGCTCGGTGTGCTCTCCATCGGCGGCTGGTACGTGAAGTCACATTTCCTCGGCGGCGGTGGCAAGGGCAAGGCGGGTTACGGCGCGATCGGCATCGATCCCAAGGCGGCCGATGGCGACAAGATGATCACGTCCATCGGCGGCTACGCGACCAAGTGGAAGAAGGATGCAGTCTGGTGGTCCGTGAATTACCAGGCAGTGCGAGCCGACGGCACGGTGGTGCTCGGTGAGGGCGCGCAGGTCGAATACGTGTCCCCGAGCAAGGTGCAGAGCGCGAGCAAGAAGGTCCGCGAGGACAGCATCAAGAAGTTCAGCTTCGGTCCCTCCGGCGTCGACTTCTCGAAGCAGTGGGACGCGACCAATCAGTGGAAGAACGTCATCCCACCGGTGACCCCGGCGTGCAGCATCAAACGCGTCGTCGGCGCGCTCGCGGCCAAGGGCCTGACCGGCACGAAGACCGTGCGCGTGACGTTCGATCCACAATTCCAGAACGTCAACGTCCCGACCTGGCACGTCATCGGTAAGGATCCACAGATCGACGCCTACTATTCGATGGCCGATTGCTCGGAAGTGCCCAAGTAGCCTCGGGCCGCGCAGCCACGCGCCGTGCGACAGCACCCCGAGGCGCGGCTCTCAGGGCGAGGCCGGCCGCGGGGCGGTGCAGGCCAACAACGATCGGCGCAGCGACTTTTCGGGTGGGGGCGTCCGCACGATCGGCTCAGGTCTTCAGCCAGTGCGCCGCCCCGACGCCGGCAGCCAGCTCCTCGGGCGTGATGCGCCCGTCGCCGTCGCGGTCCAGTGCGTCGAAGACCGCTCGGGTGCCGGCCC from Myxococcales bacterium includes the following:
- a CDS encoding prenyltransferase, with translation MSTNTAAESPGLARRDNILAGIWRVADPKITLASVAAMILGGSIAAWQGPLSAGWLAVTVLGIFCIEAAKNASGEIFDWDSGADQGLKQDERTPFSGGKRVLVDGLMTRRQCAIMAAVFYALGIGAGLAIVLLREPSVMALGVVGVALAYFYHAPPFSLSYRGLGEAAVALAYGPVIACGTYLVQRHDVSLAVMVASLPLGLAIMGFLWINEFPDARADAEAGKRTLVVRLGRARAARVFAGLVGVTYLGVALLPLLGLPLGVLGGFLGLPLSVRAAMRLAKHHDHPQEIVPAQGWTLLSFVLLSLGAGAGISIFG
- a CDS encoding ArsA family ATPase, yielding MAERLHFVLGKGGVGKSTVAAALALAKREQGARVLCIELDAPGGTSSALGEALTTPGALVHSRSGVVLTYFDGAAALSEYLRRKVHLGRLTDVVLEHPLYAAFVQAAPGVRELLAIGKVRDELVLQKRWDVVVVDGGASGSALEHLRMPGAAAHAFRRGRVQREARRVHGVLADPKTTSIHVVATAEEMPILEAAETSRRIRYELGLPLGRVIVNRCLSPAPEGVEACLSRLEHTPGSAGLVTAARRALGWERIQERAIQRLERACGLVALRLPRLVTDGFGVNELRTLGRLLVEGT
- a CDS encoding ArsA family ATPase — protein: MSFRALLAQHRLVVCIGTGGVGKTSLSAAIALAGAVAGRKAAVLTIDPARALGRALGIGELTGELARVDAERSSSLEFSPGGELSAGMLEPARAWDAFVERHAPAGGVARAILSNGFYKQLSRSFSGSTEYVAIEELCRLHESGRYDLIVLDTPPAAHALDFVRAPSRIDRLLDPEVLGVLVRPPPIASRILRMLRRAAGAGTLDEVSTLASSFEGLFGAVRRRSRESRALLSSDTTAFVLVAGPEPELLVGARALGASLEELGMTLSAVVQNRVHPLVEVGNGAEAEASLARLAADGFDAECIRWLRRTHGDAVRTAHAEARDWAAFQQQLPPDLLRVRVDELDHDVHSIADLVELSARLVAP
- a CDS encoding pyridoxamine 5'-phosphate oxidase family protein encodes the protein MKKLLAENASIKLGSVSEEGAPWLATAYFAAADPFKLTVLIEATGRTLANLRANPRVAVMIEHGDAMALFAQAEGVARLVDERHAAIRDAIAEKTPAAAPLVALPNLVGVELDISRWRLTDVPAGWLPGRELSRP